One region of Vigna angularis cultivar LongXiaoDou No.4 chromosome 10, ASM1680809v1, whole genome shotgun sequence genomic DNA includes:
- the LOC108334801 gene encoding uncharacterized protein LOC108334801, which produces MSNQQKGLLQAVQEVVPRVDQRFCVRHLYANFRKKKFLGKHLKHLMWKAASVTHPQTWESEMRNIKQLNDEAFKYLLKIPPRYWSRSRFSSTPQCDTLVNNMSEAFNSVLVHTSWSANKVFEVRHVSQAGDKFVVNLDQNLCTCRKWAITGVPCCHSLAAMKFLNLDAEDFIPCCFRKSTYKEIYSSIVHPINGNKMWEITLYVDVLPPPKRILHGRPKKKRRLEQ; this is translated from the exons ATGTCCAACCAGCAAAAG GGACTACTACAAGCTGTACAAGAAGTGGTTCCTAGAGTTGATCAACGTTTCTGTGTTAGGCACCTATACgcaaatttcagaaaaaaaaaattccttggAAAACATCTCAAGCATTTGATGTGGAAGGCAGCATCAGTAACTCATCCACAAACATGGGAATCAGAAATGAGAAATATAAAACAACTCAATGATGAGGCTTTCAAATACTTGTTAAAAATTCCTCCCAG ATACTGGTCAAGATCAAGATTTAGCAGCACACCCCAATGTGATACTTTGGTCAACAACATGTCAGAGGCTTTCAACAGTGTTTTGGTGCATACAAG TTGGTCAGCAAACAAGGTTTTTGAAGTTCGCCATGTGTCCCAAGCTGGGGACAAGTTTGTAGTGAATTTAGATCAAAATTTGTGTACATGCAGGAAGTGGGCTATAACTGGCGTACCATGTTGCCACTCCTTGGCTGCTATGAAATTCCTAAATCTAGATGCAGAGGACTTCATACCATGTTGCTTTAGGAAGTCAACATATAAAGAAATCTACTCTTCAATTGTGCATCCAATAAATGGTAACAAGATGTGGGAGATTACCCTATATGTTGATGTCCTCCCTCCACCAAAAAGAATATTGCATGGGAGACCAAAGAAGAAACGAAGGTTGGAGCAATGA
- the LOC108336010 gene encoding uncharacterized protein LOC108336010: protein MNASRMLLSSPLSSCHVVRGKLFPESIRRRSCCSPPPLKIASMAKDGSDASSNGGIIEKVAIGGGLISTPVIAWSLYTLKTTGCGLPPGPGGSIGALEGVSYLVVVGIVGWSLYTKAKTGSGLPNGPFGLLGAVEGLSFLSLLAIVVVFGLQYLDKGFIPGPLPADQCFG, encoded by the coding sequence ATGAACGCTTCAAGGATGCTGCTGTCGTCTCCACTATCGAGCTGCCACGTGGTGCGCGGGAAGCTTTTTCCGGAGTCAATTAGAAGGCGCAGTTGTTGTTCTCCTCCGCCGCTGAAAATAGCGAGCATGGCGAAGGATGGCAGCGACGCCAGCAGCAACGGCGGCATCATTGAAAAAGTAGCCATAGGAGGTGGATTGATCTCAACCCCAGTAATCGCTTGGTCTCTCTACACTCTCAAAACAACCGGTTGCGGTTTGCCCCCCGGTCCAGGTGGCTCGATCGGTGCCCTGGAAGGAGTGAGCTACCTGGTTGTTGTGGGCATAGTGGGTTGGTCTCTCTACACTAAAGCCAAAACCGGTTCTGGACTTCCCAACGGTCCTTTTGGTTTGTTGGGTGCCGTTGAAGGCCTTTCCTTTTTGTCTTTGCTTGCCATTGTGGTTGTCTTCGGGTTGCAGTACCTTGACAAGGGTTTCATCCCTGGTCCTCTCCCCGCAGATCAGTGTTTTGGCTAG
- the LOC108336011 gene encoding proline-rich receptor-like protein kinase PERK4, with amino-acid sequence MSSSPHNSSPDNEIPDDSTPDNSTPDNSTPDDADNSSSTPSNSSPPPSPPPPSSPPPSPPQSSSSPPPPTPSEKSSPSPPTSTNPSPPSPNTSPQTPSPPASSHSPPSFKSPTPPHKSLQPPPASKNSGSGSSGSGKHGNSDSSDRGSHDNSKAIVGAVLGVGSVLLVLVIVCVICSRKKKKKRMYYYGEQSFGKGNNNYYNSGQHQGYYGGPHGDHVVRVQNGMVPGGGGGGGGGGGGGGGGWGAPPPPMMHSADMSSNYSTGPPPLPPPSPTLALGLKGGTFTYEELSAATNGFADSKLIGQGGFGYVHMGVLPNGKEVAVKSLKAGSGQGEREFQAEIDIISRVHHRHLVSLVGYSISGGQRMLVYEFIPNKTLEYHLHGKGRPTMDWPTRMRIAIGSAKGLAYLHEDCHPRIIHRDIKAANVLIDDSFEAKVADFGLAKLTTDNNTHVSTRVMGTFGYLAPEYASSGKLTEKSDVFSFGVMLLELITGRRPVDHTSAMDDSLVDWARPLLNRGLEEDGNFGELVDPFLEGNYNPQELARMAACAAASIRHSSKKRAKMSQIVRILEGDVSLDDLKDGMKTGQSTVFNSSSGSDQYDTMQYNADMEKFRKAVFSSQEFGMSSGGSSSEVSQKQRL; translated from the exons ATGTCTTCCTCTCCTCACAACAGTTCTCCAGATAATGAAATACCTGATGATTCCACCCCAGACAACAGCACCCCGGACAACAGCACCCCTGATGACGCTGACAACTCTTCTTCAACACCATCAAATTCATCACCGCCACCATCTCCACCGCCACCTTCATCGCCACCTCCATCTCCTCCACAATCATCTTCATCTCCACCTCCGCCAACCCCATCAGAAAAGTCCTCTCCTTCCCCTCCAACTTCAACCAATCCAAGCCCGCCATCACCCAATACTTCCCCACAGACACCTTCTCCACCCGCTTCATCACACTCTCCTCCCTCTTTTAAATCACCCACTCCTCCACACAAATCATTGCAACCTCCACCCGCTTCAAAAAATAGTGGCAGTGGCAGTAGCGGTAGTGGTAAACATGGAAACAGCGATAGCAGTGATCGTGGCAGCCACGATAACAGTAAAGCCATAGTTGGAGCAGTGCTTGGGGTGGGGAGCGTGCTTCTTGTTTTGGTCATCGTCTGCGTTATCTGTTccaggaagaagaaaaagaagagaatgtACTATTACGGAGAGCAATCATTCGGAAAAG GGAATAACAACTATTACAATAGTGGGCAACACCAGGGTTATTACGGAGGTCCACACGGGGACCATGTTGTGAGGGTGCAAAACGGAATGGTTCccggtggtggtggtggtgggggTGGGGGtgggggtggtggtggaggtggGTGGGGTGCACCACCTCCTCCTATGATGCATAGCGCTGATATGAGCTCCAACTACTCGACGGGACCACCCCCTTTGCCTCCTCCCTCACCAACCCTTGCTCTAGGCCTCAAAGGTGGCACCTTTACTTATGAGGAACTATCTGCTGCCACCAATGGATTCGCTGATTCAAAACTGATAGGACAGGGTGGCTTCGGTTATGTCCACATGGGTGTGTTGCCTAACGGAAAGGAAGTGGCAGTTAAGAGTCTAAAAGCAGGAAGTGGACAGGGAGAACGAGAGTTCCAAGCTGAGATTGACATCATCAGTCGTGTCCATCATCGCCATCTTGTGTCACTCGTTGGATACTCTATTTCTGGCGGCCAGAGAATGTTGGTCTATGAATTTATTCCCAATAAAACCTTGGAATATCACCTTCATG GAAAGGGAAGGCCTACAATGGATTGGCCTACCAGAATGCGAATTGCGATAGGATCAGCCAAAGGACTGGCTTATCTTCATGAAGATT GTCATCCTCGTATAATCCATCGTGATATTAAAGCTGCGAATGTCCTCATTGATGATAGCTTCGAGGCAAAG GTTGCTGATTTTGGATTGGCTAAGTTGACCACCGATAATAATACTCATGTATCGACTCGAGTCATGGGAACTTTCGG GTACCTAGCCCCAGAATATGCATCAAGTGGAAAATTGACTGAGAAGTCTGACGTTTTCTCATTTGGGGTCATGCTATTGGAGCTCATAACTGGGAGGCGACCTGTGGATCACACAAGTGCCATGGATGACAGCTTAGTAGATTGG GCTCGACCACTACTGAATCGTGGATTGGAAGAGGATGGCAACTTTGGAGAGTTGGTTGATCCATTCTTGGAGGGAAACTACAATCCTCAAGAATTGGCTAGGATGGCAGCTTGTGCTGCTGCTAGCATTCGACATTCTTCCAAGAAACGTGCAAAAATGAGCCAG ATTGTAAGAATATTGGAAGGAGATGTGTCGCTGGATGATTTGAAAGATGGGATGAAGACAGGGCAGAGTACTGTTTTCAATTCTTCATCTGGGTCAGATCAGTATGATACAATGCAGTACAATGCAGACATGGAAAAGTTTAGAAAGGCAGTGTTTTCTAGCCAGGAATTTGGCATGAGCAGTGGTGGCTCTAGTAGTGAAGTGAGCCAGAAACAGAGGCTTTAG
- the LOC108335770 gene encoding U1 small nuclear ribonucleoprotein 70 kDa, translated as MGDFNSNNNNDAFMRNQNAAVQARTKAQNRSNVLQLKLIGQSHPTGLTANLLKLFEPRPPLEYKPPPEKRKCPPLTGMAQFVSKFAEPGDPEYAPPVPETETPAQKRARIHKLRLEKGAAKAAEELEKYDPHNDPNVSGDPYKTLFVAKLSYETTESRIKREFESYGPIKRVRLVADKETNKPKGYAFIEFLHTRDMKAAYKQADGRKIDGRRVLVDVERGRTVPNWRPRRLGGGLGTTRVGGEEVNQRHSGREQQQSRSEEPRAREDRHGDRDREVSREKGRDRDRERSREHSHERVRDRDYREDRHHRDRDRTRDRDRERDRDRGRDRDRARDRDRDRDRDRHRERDRDYDVGDTDRRSRDRESEYDRVESKHERDQHGERNREYEPEDDRGRHSQYEHGRRHADPDHDPEQYDHYHGDDRGDHYNQYHDHDRMEDDYHVGRATSESHEKEKSHGTDREYRRTERSHSREYDY; from the exons ATGGGGGACttcaacagcaacaacaacaacgatGCCTTCATGCGCAACCAAAACGCCGCCGTTCAGGCTCGCACCAAAGCCCAGAACCGTTCCAACGTCCTTCAGCTCAAACTG ATTGGACAGAGTCATCCGACTGGTCTCACAGCGAACCTGCTGAAGCTCTTCGAGCCTAGGCCTCCTTTGGAGTACAAACCGCCGCCCGAGAAACGGAAATGTCCACCGTTGACAG GGATGGCACAATTTGTGAGCAAATTTGCTGAGCCTGGGGATCCAGAATACGCTCCACCTGTTCCAGAAACCGAAACTCCT GCACAAAAAAGAGCCAGAATACACAAGCTAAGACTAGAAAAGGGAGCTGCAAAGGCTGCTGAAGAGCTTGAGAAAT ATGATCCTCATAATGATCCAAATGTGTCTGGAGATCCATACAAGACATTGTTTGTGGCTAAACTT AGTTACGAGACCACTGAAAGCAGAATCAAAAGGGAGTTTGAGTCATATGGTCCAATCAAACGG GTTCGATTAGTTGCTGACAAAGAGACTAATAAGCCCAAGGGTTATGCTTTCATTGAGTTTCTGCATACAAGAGACATGAAAG CTGCTTACAAACAAGCTGATGGTAGGAAAATCGATGGTAGAAGGGTGCTCGTTGATGTTGAGCGTGGGAGGACTGTTCCAAATTGGAGACCTCGCCGCCTGGGTGGTGGGCTTGGTACTACTAGAGTTGGGGGTGAAGAAGTTAATCAACGGCATTCTGGGAG GGAGCAACAACAGTCTCGTTCTGAAGAACCAAGAGCGCGAGAGGACCGGCATGGTGATAG GGACAGGGAAGTATCACGTGAAAAAGGTAGGGATAGAGATCGGGAGCGATCTCGGGAGCATTCTCATGAAAGGGTCAGGGATCGTGATTATAGAGAGGATAGACACCACAGAGACAGAGATAGGACAAGAGACAGGGATAGGGAAAGAGACAGAGATCGTGGACGTGATCGAGATAGGGCACGGGATCGTGATAGGGATAGGGACCGTGATCGACACCGTGAAAGGGATAGAGACTATGATGTCGGGGACACTGATCGACGTTCACGTGATAGGGAGTCTGAATATGATCGTGTGGAATCTAAACATGAGAGGGACCAACATGGAGAAAGGAACCGTGAGTATGAGCCTGAGGATGATCGTGGTAGGCATAGCCAGTACGAGCATGGACGTCGACATGCAGACCCTGATCATGACCCTGAGCAGTATGACCACTACCATGGAGATGACCGTGGTGATCATTACAATCAGTATCATGACCATGATAGGATGGAAGATGACTACCATGTAGGGCGTGCAACATCTGAATCACATGAAAAGGAGAAAAGTCATGGTACAGACCGTGAATATCGTCGCACAGAGAGATCTCATTCCCGGGAGTATGATTACTAG